A window of the Hippoglossus stenolepis isolate QCI-W04-F060 chromosome 8, HSTE1.2, whole genome shotgun sequence genome harbors these coding sequences:
- the LOC118113324 gene encoding LOW QUALITY PROTEIN: uncharacterized protein LOC118113324 (The sequence of the model RefSeq protein was modified relative to this genomic sequence to represent the inferred CDS: inserted 2 bases in 1 codon) yields MSEVVEEAVDSSAVSEEQVEDQQETSQEELSSVNMSRVKASVVGDIIEGKRPRKPERFNFQAPKEMEKLKIEDGSGDKLGDIPRTSFQLTKMKPADLKPLHAILFDRLGKMATIKKNLRLFNGFGFDGDSEQYIKNETSFKNSNFNNKKLKVVCGVLDLKKNGAYMDLVDRIMTFLIAPKNSGKRRPAKKKRTSKRKLSGDNSKTPTKKKSKSKPMSSSSPKKSKAGRKSKASGIYSSSDEDDDEEDDDYDPKKKKPAVVKPAAKTKKADSSSNRKNNTNTADDSSDDDEPLIKMIKKAPTDGQLKDTVQSLLKEANLEEMTMKQICQRVFDSFPDHDLSSKKDYIKQTVKSVRGSSAGCSLLTVPGTGGSSAGCSLLTVPGTGGSSAGCSLLTVPGTGGSSVGCSLLTVPGTGGSSAGCSLLTVPGTGGSSAGCSLLTVPGTGGDSSAGCSLLTVPGTGGSSAGCSLLTFPGTGDSSAGCSLLTFPGTGGSSAGCSLLTVPGTGGSSAGCSLLTFPGTGDSSAGCSLLTVPGTGDSSDTLTLRRTEADMSEVVEEAVDSSAVSEEQVEDQQETSQEELSSVNMSRVKASVVGDIIEGKRPKKTIERFNFQAPNXEKLKIEDGSGDKLGDIPHTSFQLTKMKPADLKPLHAILFDRLGKIATIKKNLRLFNGFGFDGDSEQYIQKRDKLCKNSNFNNKKLKVVCGVLDLKKNGAYMDLVDRIMTFLIAPKNSGKRRPAKKKRTSKRKLSGDNSKTPTKKKSKSKPMSSPSPKRSKAMLIYSSSDEDDEEEDEKVGASAEAEGSDMEEKLSEKEEDQSDKSEHSADEDEDDYDPKKKKPAVVKPAAKTKKADSSSNRKNNTNTADDSSDDDEPLIKMIKKAPTDGQLKDTVQSLLKEANLEEMTMKQICQRVFDSFPDHDLSSKKDYIKQTVKSLIT; encoded by the exons ATGAGTGAAGTGGTGGAGGAAGCCGTGGACAGCTCTGCAGTGTCCGAGGAGCAAGTGGAGGACCAGCAGGAGACGTCGCAGGAAGAGCTTTCCAGTGTGAACATGAGTCGTGTCAAAGCATCCG TTGTTGGTGACATCATCGAGGGCAAGCGGCCAAGAAAACCTGAGAGGTTCAATTTCCAGGCACCCAAGGAAATGGAGAAGCTCAAGATTGAAGATG GTAGTGGAGATAAATTGGGAGACATTCCACGCACCAGCTTCCAGCTCACCAAGATGAAGCCAGCTGATCTGAAACCTCTTCACGCCATCCTGTTCGACAGACTGGGAAAG ATGGCCACAATAAAGAAGAACTTGCGTCTGTTTAACGGATTTGGTTTCGATGGCGACAGTGAACAGTACATCAAAAACGAGACAAGCTTCAA aaattcaaatttcaacaacaaaaagctGAAAGTTGTCTGTGGTGTTTTGGATCTGAAGAAGAACGGAGCTTACATGGATCTGGTCGACAGGATCATGACTTTCCTCATTGCACCTAAAAACAGTGGGAAG CGTCGCCCTgcgaagaagaagaggacgtCCAAGAGGAAACTGTCGGGCGACAACTCGAAGACACCGACCAAGAAAAAGAGCAAATCCAAACCCATGAGCTCGTCCAGTCCCAAAAAGTCCAAAGCAGGACGCAAGTCCAAAGCCAGCGGCATTTACTCTAGCAGTGACGAGGATGACgacgaggaggatgatgattatgat CCCAAAAAGAAGAAGCCTGCTGTGGTCAAACCTGCGGCCAAGACAAAGAAGgccgacagcagcagcaaccgCAAAAACAACACGAACACAG CAGACGACAGTTCAGACGACGACGAGCCGCTCATCAAGATGATCAAGAAAGCCCCGACCGACGGACAGCTGAAGGACACGGTCCAGAGTTTGCTGAAGGAGGCGAATCTGGAGGAGATGACCATGAAACAGATCTGTCAGAGG GTGTTTGACAGCTTCCCAGACCACGACCTGAGCAGCAAAAAGGACTACATCAAACAGACAGTCAAATCTGTGA GAGGCTCCTCcgccggctgctctctgctgactgtcCCCGGAACTGGAGGCTCCTCcgccggctgctctctgctgactgtcCCCGGAACTGGAGGCTCCTCcgccggctgctctctgctgactgtcCCCGGAACAGGAGGCTCCTCCGtcggctgctctctgctgactgtcCCCGGAACTGGAGGCTCCTCcgccggctgctctctgctgactgtcCCCGGAACTGGAGGCTCCTCcgccggctgctctctgctgactgtcCCCGGAACAGGAG GAGACTCCTCcgccggctgctctctgctgactgtcCCCGGAACTGGAGGCTCCTCcgccggctgctctctgctgactttCCCCGGAACAGGAGACTCCTCcgccggctgctctctgctgactttCCCCGGAACAGGAGGCTCCTCcgccggctgctctctgctgactgtcCCCGGAACAGGAGGCTCCTCcgccggctgctctctgctgactttCCCCGGAACAGGAGACTCCTCcgccggctgctctctgctgactgtcCCCGGAACAGGAGACTCCTCC GACACGTTGACACTCAGACGGACGGAGGCAGACATGAGTGAAGTGGTGGAGGAAGCCGTGGACAGCTCTGCAGTGTCCGAGGAGCAAGTGGAGGACCAGCAGGAGACGTCGCAGGAAGAGCTTTCCAGTGTGAACATGAGTCGTGTCAAAGCATCCG TTGTTGGTGACATCATCGAGGGCAAGCGGCCAAAGAAAACCATCGAGAGGTTCAATTTCCAGGCACCCAA GGAGAAGCTCAAGATTGAAGATG GTAGTGGAGATAAATTGGGAGACATTCCACACACCAGCTTCCAGCTCACCAAGATGAAGCCAGCTGATCTGAAACCTCTTCACGCCATCCTGTTCGACAGACTGGGAAAG ATAGCCACAATAAAGAAGAACTTGCGTCTGTTTAACGGATTTGGTTTCGATGGCGACAGTGAACAGTACATCCAAAAACGAGACAAGCTCTGCAA aaattcaaatttcaacaacaaaaagctGAAAGTTGTCTGTGGTGTTTTGGATCTGAAGAAGAACGGAGCTTACATGGATCTGGTCGACAGGATCATGACTTTCCTCATTGCACCTAAAAACAGTGGGAAG CGTCGCCCTgcgaagaagaagaggacgtCAAAGAGGAAACTGTCGGGCGACAACTCGAAGACACCGACCAAGAAAAAGAGCAAATCCAAACCCATGAGCTCGCCCAGTCCCAAAAGGTCCAAAGCCATGCTCATTTACTCTAGCAGTGacgaggatgatgaggaggaggatgagaaggtGGGGGCGTCGGCTGAGGCTGAGGGAtcagacatggaggagaaactgtcagagaaagaggaagaccAGTCCGACAAGTCGGAGCATTCTGCTGACGAAGACGAGGATGATTATGAT CCCAAAAAGAAGAAGCCTGCTGTGGTCAAACCTGCGGCCAAGACAAAGAAGgccgacagcagcagcaaccgCAAAAACAACACGAACACAG CAGACGACAGTTCAGACGACGACGAGCCGCTCATCAAGATGATCAAGAAAGCCCCGACCGACGGACAGCTGAAGGACACGGTCCAGAGTTTGCTGAAGGAGGCGAATCTGGAGGAGATGACCATGAAACAGATCTGTCAGAGG GTGTTTGACAGCTTCCCAGACCACGACCTGAGCAGCAAAAAGGACTACATCAAACAGACAGTCAAATCT CTCATCACATGA